From one Enterobacter kobei genomic stretch:
- the dmsD gene encoding Tat proofreading chaperone DmsD, whose amino-acid sequence MDDAQRQAFAVAARVLGALFYYPPQSEQAAPLVAALQDPSWQAQWPLPSSALSPLAERFRAPADEPLPEAWQRLFLGPWALPAPPWGSVWLDRENVLFGDSTLALRQWMRDNQIVFAPGQNEPEDHIGTLLMMAAWLLEENREAECEQLLAWHLLPWAGRWLAVFGEHAAHPFYEALGELTRLTLAAWQTQLLIPVAEKTLYK is encoded by the coding sequence ATGGATGACGCACAGCGTCAGGCGTTTGCCGTTGCCGCCCGGGTTCTGGGCGCATTATTTTATTACCCCCCACAGAGCGAACAGGCTGCCCCGCTGGTGGCCGCGCTCCAGGATCCCTCCTGGCAGGCACAGTGGCCGCTGCCGTCCAGCGCGCTGTCGCCCCTGGCAGAGCGTTTTCGCGCGCCTGCCGACGAGCCGCTGCCGGAGGCCTGGCAACGCCTGTTTCTCGGCCCGTGGGCGCTGCCCGCCCCGCCATGGGGTTCGGTGTGGCTGGATCGTGAAAACGTTTTGTTCGGTGATTCAACGCTGGCACTGCGCCAGTGGATGCGCGATAACCAGATTGTTTTTGCGCCAGGGCAAAACGAGCCGGAAGATCATATCGGCACCCTGCTGATGATGGCCGCCTGGCTGCTGGAAGAGAACCGGGAAGCGGAGTGCGAACAGCTGCTGGCCTGGCATCTGCTGCCGTGGGCCGGGCGCTGGCTTGCGGTGTTCGGTGAACATGCCGCACATCCGTTTTACGAGGCGCTCGGGGAGCTGACGCGATTAACCCTCGCAGCCTGGCAAACGCAGCTGCTGATCCCGGTGGCAGAAAAAACGCTGTATAAATAA
- the bioD gene encoding dethiobiotin synthase, whose product MLKRFFITGTDTAVGKTVVSRALLQALAASGRSVAGYKPVAKGSKETPEGLRNKDALVLQSVSSIQLPYDAINPIALSEEESSVAHSCAISYSLLSSGLAKLGEQVDHVVVEGTGGWRSLMNDLRPLSEWVVQEQLPVVMVVGIQEGCINHALLTAQAIASDGLPLIGWVANRINPGLAHYAEIINVLSRKIPAPLIGELPYLPRAEQRDLAQYVDLQTLNRTLAADRVLA is encoded by the coding sequence ATGCTTAAGCGTTTCTTTATAACGGGTACAGATACCGCAGTCGGGAAGACCGTGGTTTCACGTGCATTACTGCAGGCGCTGGCTGCCAGTGGCAGAAGCGTGGCAGGGTACAAACCAGTTGCGAAGGGGAGTAAAGAGACGCCGGAAGGATTGCGCAATAAAGATGCGCTGGTACTGCAAAGCGTCTCAAGTATTCAACTGCCTTATGATGCGATCAACCCCATTGCGCTGAGCGAAGAAGAGAGCAGCGTGGCGCACAGCTGCGCCATCAGCTACAGCCTGCTGAGCAGCGGCCTGGCTAAGCTTGGCGAGCAGGTAGATCATGTGGTGGTTGAAGGCACCGGCGGCTGGCGTAGCCTGATGAACGATTTGCGTCCGCTCTCGGAGTGGGTGGTACAGGAACAGCTTCCGGTGGTGATGGTGGTGGGTATCCAGGAAGGGTGCATCAACCATGCGTTATTAACCGCGCAGGCGATAGCCAGCGATGGGCTACCGTTGATTGGCTGGGTGGCGAACCGTATCAATCCGGGGCTGGCCCATTACGCCGAAATTATCAACGTGCTGAGCCGCAAAATTCCGGCACCCTTGATCGGTGAACTCCCTTATCTGCCCCGCGCTGAACAGCGCGATCTGGCGCAGTATGTCGATCTGCAGACGCTGAACCGTACGCTGGCGGCGGATCGCGTGCTGGCATAA